The nucleotide window tcttagaCATAATAATCAAGGTTAATTATTTTTTACTAAATCTACTCTACTTTTGTTGACACTGACTTCAATGTTATAGAAATTGAATTAGGAAACCTACTTGATCTTGGTCTTCATATAGGTCAAAATTGAAACGTGCACCCAAGTCCACCATAATTCTCTAAGAGCATTTGCAACATCATTGGCTTCATCACCATAAGTTTTATATTTCTAAAGAATGATATATCAACTATTATACCATAATAATATAGAAAGACATGATATATCAATcatattatatgaaatatttctaaAGAATCATATATTAATATGGAAAAGCATGATATACTAATCATATTATATGAAAAGATATGTTAGTCATATAGTTTTAATTCAATCAGGTATAGGGTTCAAATCATAATGATAACTATTTTTATTTCATTACTCTAATTTATTTCTTATGTATTACATATCTCATTAGACTTGGCTTCATGAGTGGATTGCTTTTTACTCGTGCCTCGTTCGTGGATTGATATGTAGCCTCATACCTCACGACAGCTTCGACTCTTGTCGGCTTTGTTATTTACTTCCCGGAGATGATAGAGAGAACTATGTCCCCGAAGGCTAAGGTGGTAATCGCCCATGCGATGATGGACGAAACGGCCGCAGCTGCAAGGCTATCCTCCATGGTCTTATGTGGTTTCCTCCGGCGAGCTTGGAGGCTGCTCCCACCACGCCGGCCAGAATTGCGAACACTAGGAAGTAGAAGGTCGCACCGTCGCCCGCCACACCTACTCACGAGTTCATTCAACAACATAGCCCAATGGATCAATTAAGTTTACTGTTGTAAGCAGCATAGTTCGATGACGTGGAACTAGGAAGGGAAGGAGAACACTCCCGGGGTAATTGGTCTGGCCATTGATGAAGTGGTTGAGGTTCCAGCTCGCGAAGCCTATCACGATTATGTACATTATGAAGTTGAGAAACAGCAGCGGCGTCTGAGCCATCTAGAGGAAGACGAACACTCCACCGCTGCTCCTTGAAGGctctaaaagcacagaagacggcTACAAGAAAAGCTCTACTTCACCATCCTTAGATGCTCGCCGACTTCTCGGGCAGGGTGGGGATAAGCATGCATGGGAGCCTAAATAGCAAGGTGGCTGTGTCGGCACGGAGGTGACACTTGTGAGAGAAGCAACATGAGCTCGGGGCTTTTCGAACTGTGTGCCATGGGTGTCCTTACGTTCCCATAGCTCTCCCCGACTTGGCACTTGAGAGAGTGAAATCATGCTTGTACACCTGATCAATTATGATGACAATAATTAGATCAGTCGCATGGGTGTATCTTGTGCTTCTTTATGTGATATGCTCCATACTGGTGTCAATTATGCATCAAGCTACTATTGGCCCACTTCAAAGGATAAGAGATAAAATTAAGATGTGAGCATAAGATATCATTAGTAaccataaaaaaattttaattaatatatttaaaaattaattggaTACATAGGTATTGTATGCCATAACTAAACTAATATTTCAAGCATAAATAACACTCCAAACTTTGAACCTTTTCTAAGTGGATATGATATACAAAAACCCGAATATGATGGATGATATGGACTCAAACATGATTGGATCCGATGGGTGACTGGGCTGGACCCGTCGTACTTTCATATTTGTGGTGCTGGTTCTTTAATCGTCACTGATACATATTCTAGTAAGCTTTTTTGAGTGGCAAAGATGCTTAAAGATGTTAGTACTTGATAGTGCTTCTTGTCTTTATCAATTACATTCACCTCCACCGTACTTCATCCCACCATAGTCATTTTAATGACTCTAATGAGTAAAGAAGTGGCATCACAAAGTAAAGTTGCTTGAGATCTCGGGCCACATGTTTCTCAGATATGCTTCAGCCTCATTCTAATCTCTTTATGGAACATATATTATTACTCTCCAATATGTATTGTTGTCAGCAAAGACTCGAGTACTTGACATCGAGAAGTGCCACGAGAACCGCCCTATGTGTCATCAGGTGCGTCAGCGAGATTCCACAGGGTTCCCCACGAGCCCTCCTCGGTGGAGCCATCGCTCAGGTAGCCGTCGACGCCGCCGCCCGGAAGCATGAAGGTCACCGAGTTCAAGTAGGTCATCTCCTCCGTGTCTTCCACCGGTGTGGCTTCCTCCGCTTGCTCCATGAACGCTCTCACGTCCGCTTGTTGCTGCTCGTCGTCCTGGTGCTGTTGGTCCTCCAGCCGCTGCCTGATGAGGAATCTCGCTCTCGCCTTCTCCACGTTCTTTGACGGCTTGCTCTTCTTGAAATGGgtcctccagtagttcttgatctcgttgtcggtcctCCCTGGGAGGCTTCGGGCGATGGTGGACCACCTACACGGACACACACGAAGATGAAGACGACAACATAAGAAATGGTTGTTTCTGGCAGTGAATACCTGTTTCCCCACAAGGCATGCAGCTCTTGAATGATGTTCTCCTCTTGTGGAGTAATATTCCCCCTCTTGAGGTCAGGCCTCAGGTAGTTCACCCACCTCAGCCTACAACTCTTCCCACTCCTCCTTATTCCTGCAGTGCAaaaaccagcagcagcagcagaacaaCAAGTTCAGCAACACGTAAGAAATGAAAGCAACGCAGTAAACTGTAGTTAATATAGAGACCAAAGATGAGTAACTGAGCCATGGCGATCGATTACCTGTCAACTTGGAGACTGAGTTCCATTTTCCTTCACCATGGAGGTTGACATGCTCCATGAGGAGCTTATCCTCTTGTGCAGTCCACGGCCCCTTCTTCCAGCCCTCATTATCCAGAGTTCCCAGGCCAAACTTCGCATCCATCGCCTCACCCGTAACTTCCACTATAGCAGGAGCAATCGAGAATATCTGATTATATATAAGCCTTCGCCTTGTCGATCGGTGATGAGAAAAAGACTATGATAGCATGCTTACACCGTACTCGATAGTGATCGATGGCATGTCCTTTCCAGAAGCATAAACTTTAGCATTGGGTTAGCTATCATTTAGGTGTCTTTTAGGATTGGCCACATTATGGTGTGCGTGTGTGGCACGAGTCGAGTCTGATGCTGAAATGATAGAGCTTGACTGCAGTGGGTGTTCATTAAATCTTTTTCAAGGATTAAGTGTGAGTGACACATCCATATCTTGACAAGTCCGAGGATGAAATGATAGATTGGAGGAACTCGGTGAGTACGGACTCCTTACGACGCATCCACTTGTCTGCTGTGCTTAGTTGAGGCTAGCCATGATCTCACCAGAGAAAAGCAAAGAGGTAAGTGCGTATTAGCTTATGCTAATGGAAGGTGATCGTTTCCTCGATGGAGACTACACCGCCAACTATTTCTTACCACATGGTTCAACAAAATAGCCTTTAATCTTGCTTTGTGTCGTACATGATGATGCCGAATACTGTTCGATAACGAGCTTTGTGGGATGCCAGTTTGGCTAAACATGGGATAAGCTTCTAGTTGTGTCTTCTTTAAGCACGCGAGGACAAGCTGGACGCACCATCCTGTCAACACCTGGATTCCTGGATTCATGGATTACAGACATAGAAAAAAGAGCAAAATCCGCAAAGTGAATAGGTTTAAGAGAGCGTGACAAATCATTGCAATGAAGTGGCGATCCACGTATGGACATCCAAGTCAGCAGTGTAGAGGAGAGGTCACaatcatttttttgttttcaatGTAGTTGTGTTGGCCACAAAAACTTTGAATGTCCTAATGGTGCAGCAATTAGCTCCTCAATTATGGGCAAGGAGACAATTGCACTGTCATCGAAGTAACTATAGGAAGGCTCTGATGTGGCTAGCATCCATCACCCTTCTTCCCTAGAGGATTCTATTATGGCCCATGGATCTATGTCCGGCAACAAATGATCGGGCAACAATTCTCCTCGGAGAAGATGCTATTATGATAGCGTACTACACAAATGTCAGATATGGTGAACCATCCTTCCTACCCTCGTGCCAATGTGTTGCGTACTATGCTTGTTGTAGTTATTGTAGCATTAGAAGGGATGGCCTCATCCATGGAGCCAtaaatataattagttatttgAGACCCCTATAAATCTTAAACCACAAGGCCAAAACAAAAATCTATCATATCAAAGTTTCGGATAATATGCAATATTGTTAGTTCTTTAGTGTGGGTGCGTTCAACTTTGATATGACAGATTTTTGTTTTGGTCTTATGGTTTCTTCGGTGATATCGGATATAGTGTTATCTCATCAGCCTAATGATGACAAATGAATCTGAAGACCGATCATCAACGCCAATCATTAATCAGGTCTATCTGTGCGTTTGTGAGTTCTCAGTTAACTTCCATCTCCCTCACCTTCTATTGATTAGAAATATTTTTGGAAATTACCTACTATTCCTCGTGTGTTTTTTGTCTATTGGAAGTTATTACTTAACCACTTATCTACTTTAGATTTCCTTAATTCTCAAGACATTGATGTTGCTGGTGTGTGTTTTCTTTGCCACCAGCATTCCGACTGTGTGCTACACCTTTCTTATAGTGCTTGTTCATTAGAGATGTTTTGTCTTTGATTGAGCTTAATCTGGAAGTCTCCTTTTGTTCTTTGGGTTCTTGAGGGAATGACTATTGGTCTCAGTCAGGATAAGGCTATATATTTTGGTTAGCTTGGAAGATCAGTTCTTATTTGTTTGTAGGAGGTAAATTTGTTTGTGTTTTCACTGACAAGCTTTCTACCTTTTTGAGCGTGACTCGTTTAGTTTCtcctttggatagaaaaaacaagtAAATGCTTCTTATGAACATTTCCTTTTGCGAATAAATCttgaatcatttcacaaattgtcATGCAATGAATGATTAATGAAGACACTGAGTTCTGCAATACTGTAATGGAAAGAAGGAAACTGATGTTGCAGGAGAGCCATGGCGGAACCATCTACCGTAGCCAAAGGGAAAGGTTACTACTAGTAGATGAGAGCACAGATTTGAGAAGAAAGTATCTGACCCAGACAGCTACACGATTCAGATAGAAGAATGCACCCCCAAGTATTTGCAGAGATCAATACCTCTTACAATCGTCTTCAAGGAAGACCTTCTCCTATGTACAACACCGAAACCAAAAGCAACATACCTATACCTTCTCCCCTGCAACCCTACACCAACGTTCCACCCACTTTCCATCTCATTCCACGAAAACGTATACCATCGAATCCGTAGCTTTCTCTTTTTTTCCTTGCAATTGTTCACCGTCACTAGATTGGTCGTGGCCGAGATGGGAAGGACCTGGTTGGCTGGATGGGTGGGGCAGGACGCCGGGGTGAGTCGCGCAGCGTCTGGGAACGGTGTAGCATTTCGACCATTGACGGCGTCTGATAAGAATGGAGGAGGCTGGAACCGTCGGTGGAGTCCCCACGCGCGGTTGCTCGCTGCCATGAGTGCGAGCTCAGCCCCGACAGCACATAAGCGCGCCCCGAGTCCTCGTACCGCTGTCGGCTCGCCATCCTCTCTTGCATCTCTCTCAGCTCTGCATCCAGAGCCAGGCACAATCGGTCGCTCGCCCGCGCCGCCAGGGACTCCGACAGTATTCTCCGACGCTCCTCCAGAATCGAAACTGCATCAGACAGAAAACCTCGCTCGGCTGCAGCCCTCGCATTTGACATGGCCTCGGCGGCCTGGACGCGGTTCCTCTCGCGGTCGACCTCGATTGATGGAGTTTGAGACGAGACGACCTGTGGCCTTTGGATCCTCACCTCTCTGATCGGCAAATGAACAGTATCCTTCGAAACCGGGTCCTTGTAGACACAGGCCACCTTGAGCAGCACGATCTCTTCGATGGCGAACGGCACATTCACCGAAACCAGGAAGTCTCTCTCTTCATCGGCATAAAGG belongs to Musa acuminata AAA Group cultivar baxijiao chromosome BXJ1-11, Cavendish_Baxijiao_AAA, whole genome shotgun sequence and includes:
- the LOC135596535 gene encoding MYB-like transcription factor EOBI, with product MDAKFGLGTLDNEGWKKGPWTAQEDKLLMEHVNLHGEGKWNSVSKLTGIRRSGKSCRLRWVNYLRPDLKRGNITPQEENIIQELHALWGNRWSTIARSLPGRTDNEIKNYWRTHFKKSKPSKNVEKARARFLIRQRLEDQQHQDDEQQQADVRAFMEQAEEATPVEDTEEMTYLNSVTFMLPGGGVDGYLSDGSTEEGSWGTLWNLADAPDDT